The Rhipicephalus sanguineus isolate Rsan-2018 chromosome 7, BIME_Rsan_1.4, whole genome shotgun sequence genome includes a window with the following:
- the LOC119400304 gene encoding uncharacterized protein LOC119400304 has translation MVVVAWTQVVLRSTAVVSALADTASPFLNGGGYGGYLGVPVFGNTLYGNGLYDSTNNFGSGGYGSYGYGGGDGSGGYRSGYGGVLNGGYGGSGVGGGYGGGLVPGGHGNGGVIGGYNAGVFGGGYGISGTGAGYGSSGVDGGYRAGGAGRVGVDQGSGAGYGGGEFGRGYGITRAGAGYGSNGINGGYSAGGAGGVGTGQGRGAGYSGRGFGGGYGIGGISTRYGGAVNGVYGADQGYGGYGGAHGYDVGKGGRVDLGRDWRRHQLEERRQRRRQELKRRRAERRRRNKVRREQRRLQRLQR, from the exons atggtggtggtggcgtggaCACAG GTGGTTCTGCGGTCTACGGCAGTGGTCTCAGCACTAGCGGATACAGCATCCCCTTTCCTAAATGGTGGCGGATACGGCGGCTACTTAGGTGTCCCTGTCTTCGGCAATACTCTTTACGGCAACGGCCTCTACGACAGTACCAATAACTTCGGCAGTGGCGGATACGGCAGCTATGGCTATGGTGGTGGCGATGGAAGTGGTGGCTACAGAAGTGGCTACGGCGGTGTCCTCAACGGAGGCTACGGTGGTAGCGGAGTCGGTGGAGGATATGGAGGTGGTTTAGTTCCCGGTGGCCACGGTAATGGTGGAGTCATAGGAGGCTACAATGCTGGCGTATTCGGTGGGGGCTATGGCATTAGTGGTACCGGTGCAGGCTACGGAAGTAGCGGAGTAGATGGAGGCTACAGGGCTGGCGGAGCTGGTAGAGTTGGCGTGGATCAAGGTAGCGGTGCAGGCTACGGCGGCGGAGAATTCGGCAGAGGATACGGTATTACCAGAGCCGGTGCAGGCTACGGAAGTAATGGAATAAATGGCGGCTACAGTGCTGGCGGAGCCGGTGGAGTAGGCACGGGTCAAGGTAGGGGTGCAGGCTACAGCGGCCGCGGTTTCGGCGGAGGTTACGGCATTGGCGGAATCAGCACACGCTATGGAGGTGCCGTCAACGGAGTCTACGGCGCCGACCAAGGCTATGGAGGCTACGGGGGTGCCCACGGTTACGACGTCGGCAAGGGAGGTCGCGTCGATCTCGGTCGAGACTGGCGTCGGCACCAGCTAGAGGAGCGACGACAGCGACGGCGACAAGAGTTGAAACGACGACGAGCAGAACGACGGCGGCGAAACAAGGTGCGACGCGAGCAACGACGGTTGCAGAGGCTGCAACGATAG